From the genome of Polyodon spathula isolate WHYD16114869_AA chromosome 14, ASM1765450v1, whole genome shotgun sequence, one region includes:
- the LOC121327046 gene encoding pleckstrin homology domain-containing family B member 2-like: MAYVKSGWLLRQSTILRRWKKNWFDLWSDGRLVFYDDQHRRDMEDKIYLKVDCINIRSGDMCRDFHPPEGKGRDCLLQVVCRIGRTINLCAESADDALAWKMALQDSRVNMTSNGSPEGFTESTFASAPPPYTEYAAPVQQVYNYDPRGAYGPMPPPGSQVYASNGQPYAVAYQYPYQGYYPPPGVNQVIVRERYRNDTGDIAMGMLAGAATGMALGSLFWVF; the protein is encoded by the exons ATGGCCTATGTCAAGAGTGGCTGGCTTCTTCGTCAAA GTACTATTCTAAGGAGATGGAAAAAGAACTGGTTTGACCTGTGGTCTGATGGTCGTTTGGTTTTCTATGATGACCAGCATCGTCGGGACATGGAGGATAAGATATACTTGAAAGTGGACTGCATCAACATCCGCTCTGGGGACATGTGCCGAG ATTTCCATCCTCCAGAGGGAAAGGGGAGGGATTGTTTACTGCAGGTGGTGTGCAGAATCGGGAGGACCATCAACCTCTGTGCTGAAAGTGCGGACGATGCTTT ggcTTGGAAGATGGCTCTTCAGGATTCAAGAGTAAACATG acATCGAATGGCTCTCCTGAAGGATTCACCGAATCCACTTTTGCCTCTGCTCCACCCCCCTACACTGAGTATGCAGCACCCGTTCAACAG GTTTACAACTATGACCCTCGTGGAGCCTATGGGCCAATGCCACCTCCGGGCTCTCAAGTTTATGCATCAAATGGACAGCCTTATGCAGTGGCCTACCAGTATCCATACcaag GGTATTACCCGCCACCAGGAGTGAACCAGGTGATTGTTCGAGAGCGATACCGTAATGACACTGGAGACATCGCGATGGGCATGCTGGCCGGGGCAGCAACAGGCATGGCACTTGGATCACTCTTCTGGGTTTTTTAA